One region of Streptomyces sp. NBC_00442 genomic DNA includes:
- a CDS encoding chaplin, whose amino-acid sequence MVRIRTALAATFLAATAVMGAAGAAAAADPVPPVTGTAENSPGVLSGDVIQVPIGVQLPVCGNTIDLIGLLNPSAGNTCKND is encoded by the coding sequence ATCGTGCGTATCCGTACCGCACTCGCCGCAACGTTCCTGGCCGCCACCGCCGTGATGGGCGCGGCCGGCGCCGCCGCCGCTGCCGACCCGGTGCCGCCCGTCACGGGCACGGCGGAGAACTCCCCCGGCGTGCTGTCCGGCGACGTCATCCAGGTCCCCATCGGTGTTCAGCTCCCCGTGTGCGGCAACACCATCGACCTCATCGGGCTGCTCAACCCGTCGGCCGGCAACACCTGCAAGAACGACTGA